One segment of Streptomyces sp. NBC_01463 DNA contains the following:
- a CDS encoding inorganic phosphate transporter: MDTFVLVVTIGVALGFTYTNGFHDSANAIATSVSTRALTPRAALAMAAVMNLAGAFLGSGVAKTVSEGLIATPEGDKGMGILFAALVGAIIWNLITWYFGLPSSSSHALFGGMVGAALAGGTLVHWDGVLDKVVIPMFISPVIGLVVGYLVMVAIMWMFRRSNPHKAKRGFRIAQTVSAAGMALGHGLQDAQKTMGIVVMALVISGHETYSDPIPVWVKLVCALMLSLGTYAGGWRIMRTLGRKIIELDPPQGFAAETTGASIMFGSAFLFHAPISTTHVITSAIMGVGATKRVNAVRWGVAKNIILGWFITMPAAALVAAASYGIVLLLFG; the protein is encoded by the coding sequence GTGGACACCTTTGTACTGGTCGTGACCATCGGCGTCGCGCTCGGATTCACGTACACGAACGGCTTCCACGACTCGGCGAACGCGATCGCCACGTCGGTCTCCACCCGGGCGCTGACCCCCCGTGCGGCCCTGGCCATGGCCGCGGTGATGAACCTCGCCGGTGCGTTCCTCGGCAGCGGCGTCGCCAAGACCGTCAGTGAGGGTCTGATCGCGACGCCCGAGGGCGACAAGGGGATGGGAATCCTCTTCGCCGCCCTCGTCGGCGCGATCATCTGGAACCTGATCACCTGGTACTTCGGCCTGCCGTCGTCGTCCTCCCATGCCCTGTTCGGCGGCATGGTCGGCGCCGCGCTCGCGGGCGGCACGCTGGTGCACTGGGACGGGGTGCTCGACAAGGTCGTCATCCCGATGTTCATCTCGCCGGTGATCGGCCTGGTGGTCGGCTATCTGGTGATGGTCGCCATCATGTGGATGTTCCGGCGGTCCAACCCGCACAAGGCCAAGCGCGGTTTCCGCATCGCGCAGACGGTCTCGGCCGCGGGCATGGCGCTCGGCCACGGTCTGCAGGACGCGCAGAAGACGATGGGCATCGTGGTGATGGCCCTGGTCATCTCCGGCCACGAGACGTACAGCGACCCGATCCCGGTCTGGGTGAAGCTGGTCTGCGCGCTGATGCTGTCGCTGGGTACGTACGCCGGCGGCTGGCGCATCATGCGGACGCTCGGCCGGAAGATCATCGAGCTGGACCCGCCGCAGGGCTTCGCCGCGGAGACGACGGGGGCGTCGATCATGTTCGGTTCGGCGTTCCTGTTCCACGCGCCGATCTCGACGACGCACGTGATCACCTCGGCGATCATGGGTGTGGGCGCGACCAAGCGGGTGAACGCGGTCCGCTGGGGTGTCGCGAAGAACATCATCCTGGGCTGGTTCATCACGATGCCGGCCGCGGCGCTGGTCGCCGCGGCGAGCTACGGGATCGTCCTGCTGCTGTTCGGCTGA
- a CDS encoding DUF47 family protein, whose amino-acid sequence MRFRLTPRETSFYDMFSASADNIVTGSKLLMELLGADSASRVEIAERMRAAEHAGDDATHAIFHQLNSSFITPFDREDIYNLASSLDDIMDFMEEAVDLVVLYQVDELPKGVEQQVEVLARAAELTAAAMPNLRTMDNLTEYWIEVNRLENQADQIHRKLLAQLFNGKYDAIEVLKLKQIVDVLEEAADAFEHVANTVETIAVKES is encoded by the coding sequence GTGCGCTTTCGTCTGACCCCCAGGGAGACGAGCTTCTACGACATGTTCTCCGCATCCGCGGACAACATCGTCACGGGCTCGAAACTCCTGATGGAACTGCTCGGGGCGGATTCTGCCTCCCGAGTCGAGATCGCGGAGCGCATGCGGGCAGCGGAGCACGCGGGGGACGATGCCACCCACGCGATCTTCCACCAGCTGAACTCCTCCTTCATTACGCCGTTCGACCGCGAGGACATTTACAATCTCGCCTCGTCGCTCGACGACATCATGGACTTCATGGAGGAGGCCGTCGACCTGGTCGTGCTGTACCAGGTCGACGAGCTCCCGAAGGGCGTCGAGCAGCAGGTCGAGGTGCTGGCACGCGCGGCGGAGCTGACCGCCGCAGCCATGCCGAACCTGCGGACCATGGACAACCTCACCGAGTACTGGATCGAGGTCAACCGCCTGGAGAACCAGGCCGACCAGATCCACCGCAAGCTGCTCGCCCAGCTCTTCAACGGCAAGTACGACGCCATAGAGGTGCTGAAGCTGAAGCAGATCGTGGACGTGCTGGAAGAGGCTGCCGACGCGTTCGAGCACGTCGCGAACACGGTGGAGACCATCGCGGTCAAGGAGTCCTGA
- a CDS encoding metal-sensitive transcriptional regulator, which produces MTTTEATEADRSPDGTGATAPADTDAIITDHDRGIHGYHHQKAEHLKRLRRIEGQIRGLQRMVDEDVYCIDILTQVSASTKALQSFALQLLEEHLRHCVADAAVKGGEEIDAKVEEATKAIARLLRT; this is translated from the coding sequence ATGACCACCACCGAGGCCACCGAGGCGGATCGGTCGCCGGACGGCACGGGCGCCACGGCCCCCGCGGACACGGACGCGATCATCACCGACCACGACCGCGGGATACACGGCTACCACCACCAGAAGGCCGAACACCTCAAGCGGCTGCGCCGCATCGAGGGCCAGATCCGCGGCCTGCAGCGGATGGTCGACGAGGACGTCTACTGCATCGACATACTCACCCAGGTGTCGGCGTCCACCAAGGCGCTCCAGTCCTTCGCGCTCCAGCTGCTGGAGGAGCACCTGCGCCACTGCGTCGCCGACGCCGCGGTCAAGGGCGGCGAGGAGATCGACGCGAAGGTCGAGGAGGCCACCAAGGCCATCGCCCGTCTGCTGCGCACCTGA
- a CDS encoding FAD-binding oxidoreductase, with protein MTLLKRRTVLTAGAAAVLTGATATACDSKDPGAPAGGSTPAPTGSTASPATPSKSASAVAADWPALAKSLAGSLVRPDDADYPTARQLYNTRYDGQKPAAVAYVRHEADIRECLAFARRASVPVSIRGGGHSYGGWSSGTGRLVVDVSSLNRVGGDGTIGAGARLLDVYQGLAAHGLTIPGGSCPTVGISGLTLGGGHGVVSRAYGLTCDSLTAATLVTADGKTLTADAKHHPDLFWALRGAGNGNFGVVTELRFRTRSAPQTVSAYMSWPWSRARAVLTAWQEWGPDQPDEIWSSAHVAAGPGGGSPTVSVSAFSLGTYGDLQNAVDRLADRIGASAASVSLRRRSYQEAMLVYAGCSGITDDQCHLPGTTPGRSPQGSLQRETYAAASDFYDRSLPPAGIQALLDRTEAFTRIGEDQGGGGSVALTALGGAVNRVDPQATAFVHRRSRMLAQYIGAWRAGTAGTDQQKWLKDTHSALRRYASGAAYQNYGDPKLTDWRQAYYGSAAGRLGEVKKQYDPEDVFTYPQSL; from the coding sequence ATGACCCTGCTGAAGCGGCGCACCGTCCTGACCGCCGGCGCCGCAGCCGTACTCACCGGCGCCACCGCAACCGCCTGCGACAGCAAGGACCCCGGCGCACCGGCCGGCGGCTCCACCCCGGCCCCCACGGGGAGCACCGCTTCCCCGGCGACACCGTCGAAGAGCGCGTCGGCCGTGGCCGCGGACTGGCCGGCGCTGGCCAAGAGCCTCGCCGGTTCCCTCGTACGCCCCGACGACGCGGACTATCCGACCGCCCGTCAGCTCTACAACACCCGCTACGACGGCCAGAAACCGGCCGCGGTCGCCTACGTCCGGCACGAGGCCGACATCCGCGAGTGCCTGGCCTTCGCCCGCCGCGCCTCCGTGCCCGTCTCCATCCGCGGCGGCGGACACTCCTACGGCGGCTGGTCGAGCGGCACCGGGCGGCTGGTCGTCGACGTCTCGTCACTGAACCGCGTCGGCGGGGACGGCACGATCGGCGCGGGGGCCCGGCTCCTCGACGTCTACCAGGGCCTCGCCGCGCACGGCCTGACGATCCCCGGCGGCTCCTGCCCCACGGTCGGCATCTCCGGCCTGACCCTCGGCGGCGGCCACGGCGTCGTCTCCCGGGCCTACGGCCTGACGTGCGACAGCCTCACCGCCGCCACCCTCGTCACCGCCGACGGCAAGACCCTCACCGCCGACGCCAAGCACCACCCGGACCTGTTCTGGGCGCTGCGCGGCGCGGGCAACGGCAACTTCGGCGTCGTCACCGAACTCCGCTTCCGCACCCGCTCCGCCCCGCAGACCGTCTCCGCCTACATGTCCTGGCCGTGGTCGCGCGCCCGGGCCGTCCTGACGGCCTGGCAGGAGTGGGGCCCGGACCAGCCGGACGAGATCTGGTCCTCGGCCCATGTCGCGGCGGGACCGGGCGGCGGCAGTCCGACGGTGTCGGTCTCGGCCTTCAGCCTCGGCACGTACGGCGATCTGCAGAACGCCGTCGACCGCCTCGCCGACCGGATCGGCGCCTCGGCGGCCTCGGTCTCGCTGCGCCGCCGCAGCTACCAGGAGGCGATGCTCGTGTACGCGGGCTGCTCGGGCATCACCGACGACCAGTGCCACCTGCCCGGCACCACCCCGGGCCGCTCCCCGCAGGGTTCGCTCCAGCGCGAGACGTACGCGGCGGCATCCGACTTCTACGACCGCTCGCTGCCGCCGGCCGGCATCCAGGCCCTGCTCGACCGGACCGAGGCCTTCACCCGGATCGGCGAGGACCAGGGCGGCGGCGGATCGGTCGCCCTCACCGCGCTGGGCGGGGCGGTCAACCGCGTCGACCCGCAGGCCACCGCGTTCGTCCACCGGCGTTCACGGATGCTCGCCCAGTACATCGGCGCCTGGCGTGCGGGCACGGCCGGCACGGATCAGCAGAAGTGGCTGAAAGACACCCACTCCGCGCTGCGCCGGTACGCCTCGGGGGCGGCGTACCAGAACTACGGCGACCCGAAGCTGACGGACTGGCGGCAGGCCTACTACGGATCGGCGGCAGGCCGACTCGGCGAGGTGAAGAAGCAGTACGACCCGGAGGACGTGTTCACGTACCCGCAGTCGCTGTGA
- a CDS encoding phosphatase PAP2 family protein: MAGLALDGSNPDVSLLYDINGLARSAPTWFDRIMEFVGEYGIMLGMVLVVLWCWWSVRRRGTAEDSVTAVAGLVWAPLAAGIALLINIPIRGFVERPRPFKDHQGLEVLVDGKNDFSFVSDHATMAMALGVGLFVANRKFGIAAIALALLEGFCRIYMGVHYPTDVIGGFALGTAAALLLAPLAMMLLTPLIGAVARSGRVGRLVRSRRPLAPSVAGGRGEALGIPEPRPGSGGGSEGEKGLAA, encoded by the coding sequence ATGGCTGGACTCGCACTGGATGGGTCGAACCCCGATGTCAGCCTGCTCTACGACATCAACGGACTCGCCAGATCCGCTCCCACCTGGTTCGACCGGATCATGGAGTTCGTCGGCGAGTACGGAATCATGCTCGGCATGGTCCTGGTGGTCCTGTGGTGCTGGTGGAGCGTCCGCCGGCGCGGCACGGCCGAGGACTCGGTGACCGCGGTCGCCGGGCTCGTCTGGGCGCCGCTCGCCGCCGGGATCGCCCTGCTGATCAACATCCCGATCCGCGGTTTCGTCGAACGGCCCCGGCCCTTCAAGGACCACCAGGGGCTGGAAGTCCTGGTCGACGGGAAGAACGACTTCTCCTTCGTCAGCGACCACGCCACCATGGCGATGGCCCTCGGCGTCGGGCTCTTCGTGGCGAACCGGAAGTTCGGCATCGCGGCGATCGCGCTCGCCCTGCTGGAGGGGTTCTGCCGGATCTACATGGGCGTCCACTACCCGACCGACGTCATCGGCGGCTTCGCGCTCGGCACGGCCGCCGCGCTGCTCCTCGCGCCCCTCGCGATGATGCTGCTGACCCCGCTGATCGGCGCCGTCGCCCGGTCCGGCCGGGTGGGCCGGCTCGTCCGGTCGCGCCGGCCGCTCGCCCCTTCCGTGGCGGGGGGCCGGGGCGAGGCGCTCGGGATCCCCGAGCCGCGGCCCGGTTCGGGCGGCGGCTCGGAGGGCGAGAAGGGCCTCGCGGCCTAA
- a CDS encoding bifunctional lytic transglycosylase/C40 family peptidase — translation MAGGIGVGVAMCFVALLVVGTYSAAAGLGGGGGGAVGLAKGAVPARYQPLVQKWGNLCPAINPALLAAQLYQESGWNPRARSPAAAQGIAQFIPGTWASHGVDGDQDGDRDVWDPADAIPSAASYDCELAGYVKKVPGDATNNMLAAYNAGAYRVIKSGGVPAIAETQNYVKIIRTLEKSFARPVGRVQPSQQAAGAIYFAQKKLGTKYLWGGNGTPEQGGRFDCSGLTQAAYRTVDIELPRVANDQYNAGPHPSREELLPGDLVFFSDDLTNSRAIHHVGLYVGGGYMINAPYTGAVIRFDKIDTPDYFGATRVTKDGAAALPTTRPAA, via the coding sequence ATGGCTGGTGGGATCGGCGTCGGCGTCGCCATGTGCTTCGTGGCGCTGCTCGTCGTCGGTACGTACTCCGCCGCGGCCGGTCTCGGCGGCGGTGGGGGCGGTGCCGTGGGTCTGGCCAAGGGGGCCGTGCCCGCCAGGTACCAGCCGCTCGTCCAGAAGTGGGGCAACCTCTGTCCCGCCATCAATCCCGCCCTCCTCGCCGCCCAGCTCTACCAGGAGAGCGGCTGGAACCCGCGGGCGCGGAGCCCGGCCGCCGCTCAGGGCATCGCCCAGTTCATCCCGGGGACCTGGGCCTCGCACGGGGTCGACGGGGACCAGGACGGTGACCGTGACGTCTGGGACCCCGCCGACGCGATTCCGTCCGCCGCCTCGTACGACTGCGAGCTCGCCGGGTACGTGAAGAAGGTCCCCGGCGACGCCACGAACAACATGCTGGCCGCCTACAACGCCGGTGCGTACCGCGTCATCAAGTCCGGCGGCGTCCCGGCCATCGCGGAGACACAGAACTACGTCAAGATCATTCGGACCCTGGAGAAGAGCTTCGCCCGGCCCGTCGGGCGGGTGCAGCCCTCGCAGCAGGCGGCTGGCGCCATCTACTTCGCGCAGAAGAAGCTCGGCACGAAGTACCTGTGGGGCGGCAACGGCACCCCGGAGCAGGGCGGGCGGTTCGACTGTTCGGGGCTGACCCAGGCCGCGTACCGGACCGTGGACATCGAGCTGCCGCGGGTGGCGAACGACCAGTACAACGCCGGTCCGCACCCCTCGCGCGAGGAACTGCTCCCCGGGGACCTGGTGTTCTTCTCGGACGACCTGACCAACTCGCGGGCCATCCATCACGTCGGCCTCTACGTCGGGGGCGGGTACATGATCAACGCCCCGTACACCGGTGCCGTCATCCGCTTCGACAAGATCGACACGCCCGACTACTTCGGTGCGACACGCGTCACCAAGGACGGTGCCGCGGCACTTCCGACCACCCGGCCCGCGGCCTGA
- a CDS encoding alpha/beta hydrolase: MASSADAVDGRLLGMLLYAVLPGITGFVLSLYVRAGGVRIWCGLLAVHAWLVLGALATLNDADNSRGVMQLVLPVAVLVLLCLPRSRAWFRLAPEQRVEHRPFHIPQLARWRLDTGQSALEYVGLVLVVAALVGGLLATGVGGPVSGRFRGAVCQVTGNACPSPQVVADGGSDVKGGGVRSRSSSGDGFEGATVAGGTDSGGTDSGGADSSGADSGGAESSGSDSGGADSGATESGGSDATGGNAAGGNANGVGGNANGAANSDTSSKSGTSGASDPAAGSGRTAGSSSGVDAGRQASKPGSDRGSDGNFFTGLVGGDGLLGDVTGAVDTIAHPVDTAKGVAHQYAQAANKSGGKWGNGQYVAAAWDVAKGSGGVGGVTGLPGSGTRVESAVRDSERQYLNDRIPTGSSAAGRKAWWNGLTQQERDRYLELSPDRIGALDGIPVADRDTANRRHLPDLIEKLEGQTDKQSKEQLAGLREIERQLKEDSQPPMYLIGISDEGQGRAIVSYGNPDTSQNVSAYVPGLNTSLDEEFAKNDLKRARDTAIGAQGYDPSSAAIVWLGYDTPQAPDGLQSLAVAGTGRAEKGGAAYYDFMGGIAATHQGKDPHITAIGHSYGSRAVGAATQRLNGIPGVDDIILVGSPGVGVDHAVDLGVGAAHVYVGAAANDPVTQLPSKTQVAVGAIGMILGGPAGAYVAGDLADPGDDDLWFGKDPASKAFGAVRFPVDPGKPLVSGDGVSFDAHSNYFNPVRDAMSADSIALIVSGHADRLKMEEQR; encoded by the coding sequence GTGGCGTCCTCGGCCGACGCGGTGGACGGTCGGCTGCTCGGCATGTTGCTGTACGCCGTGCTTCCCGGCATCACCGGGTTCGTGTTGTCGCTGTACGTACGCGCCGGAGGCGTCCGCATCTGGTGCGGGCTGCTCGCCGTTCACGCCTGGCTCGTGCTCGGCGCGCTCGCGACGCTCAACGACGCGGACAACAGCCGGGGCGTGATGCAACTGGTGCTGCCGGTAGCCGTTCTCGTCCTCCTGTGCCTGCCCCGGTCCCGCGCGTGGTTCAGGCTCGCCCCCGAACAGCGCGTCGAGCACCGCCCGTTCCACATACCCCAGTTGGCCAGATGGCGCTTGGACACCGGGCAGTCCGCTCTGGAGTACGTGGGCCTGGTCCTCGTCGTCGCGGCTCTCGTCGGCGGCCTCCTGGCCACCGGGGTCGGTGGGCCGGTGTCCGGTCGATTCCGCGGTGCCGTCTGCCAGGTGACCGGGAATGCCTGCCCTTCGCCCCAGGTCGTCGCCGACGGCGGCAGTGATGTGAAGGGCGGCGGCGTCCGGAGCAGGTCCAGCTCCGGTGACGGGTTCGAAGGCGCGACCGTGGCCGGGGGAACTGACTCCGGGGGGACTGACTCCGGCGGAGCCGATTCCAGTGGAGCAGATTCCGGCGGAGCCGAATCCAGTGGAAGCGATTCCGGCGGAGCCGACTCCGGTGCGACCGAGAGCGGTGGGTCCGACGCGACCGGAGGCAACGCCGCCGGCGGAAACGCCAACGGCGTCGGCGGCAACGCCAACGGGGCCGCCAACTCCGACACTTCCAGCAAGTCCGGAACCTCCGGCGCCTCCGACCCGGCCGCCGGTTCGGGCAGAACCGCCGGTTCTTCTTCAGGAGTCGACGCGGGTAGACAAGCCTCGAAACCCGGCTCCGACCGCGGCTCCGACGGCAACTTCTTCACCGGGCTCGTCGGTGGTGACGGGCTGCTGGGCGACGTGACCGGGGCCGTCGACACCATCGCGCACCCCGTCGACACCGCCAAGGGCGTCGCCCACCAGTACGCCCAGGCCGCCAACAAGTCCGGTGGCAAATGGGGCAACGGCCAGTACGTGGCCGCCGCGTGGGACGTGGCCAAGGGGTCCGGCGGGGTCGGTGGTGTCACCGGCCTGCCCGGTTCGGGTACGCGCGTAGAGTCCGCGGTCCGGGACTCCGAGCGGCAGTACCTCAACGACCGCATTCCGACCGGTTCCAGCGCCGCCGGCCGCAAGGCCTGGTGGAACGGGCTGACGCAGCAGGAGCGTGACCGGTACCTGGAGCTCTCCCCGGACCGGATCGGCGCCCTGGACGGCATTCCGGTCGCCGACCGGGACACGGCCAACCGCCGGCACCTGCCCGATCTGATCGAGAAGCTGGAGGGGCAGACCGACAAGCAGTCGAAGGAGCAACTGGCCGGGCTCCGCGAGATCGAGCGGCAGCTGAAGGAGGACAGCCAGCCCCCGATGTACCTCATCGGCATCAGCGACGAGGGCCAGGGGCGGGCGATCGTCTCGTACGGGAACCCCGACACCTCGCAGAACGTGTCGGCCTACGTCCCTGGACTGAACACCTCCCTCGACGAGGAGTTCGCGAAGAACGACCTCAAGCGCGCCCGTGACACGGCGATCGGCGCCCAGGGGTACGACCCGTCCAGCGCGGCGATCGTCTGGCTCGGGTACGACACACCGCAGGCCCCCGACGGGCTGCAGAGCCTGGCCGTCGCGGGTACCGGGCGGGCGGAGAAGGGCGGTGCCGCCTATTACGACTTCATGGGCGGCATCGCGGCCACCCACCAGGGCAAGGATCCGCACATCACGGCGATCGGGCACTCCTACGGCTCCCGTGCCGTCGGCGCCGCGACCCAGCGGCTCAACGGGATTCCGGGGGTGGACGACATCATCCTCGTCGGCAGCCCCGGGGTGGGCGTGGACCACGCCGTGGATCTCGGGGTCGGGGCGGCGCACGTCTACGTCGGCGCCGCGGCCAACGATCCGGTGACCCAGCTCCCGTCCAAGACGCAGGTGGCGGTGGGCGCGATCGGGATGATCCTGGGCGGGCCGGCCGGCGCGTACGTGGCCGGGGACCTGGCCGATCCGGGCGACGACGATCTCTGGTTCGGCAAGGATCCGGCGAGCAAGGCGTTCGGGGCCGTACGGTTCCCCGTGGATCCGGGCAAGCCGCTCGTCAGCGGTGACGGGGTGAGCTTCGACGCGCACTCGAACTACTTCAATCCGGTGCGGGACGCGATGTCCGCCGACAGCATTGCTCTTATCGTGTCGGGACATGCCGACCGGCTCAAGATGGAGGAACAGCGATGA
- a CDS encoding alpha/beta hydrolase family protein yields MTPAAAPASPLTWAQLRDLKCAELEGAADGWGKASNRADAGRDRIEHQLLNGLRETQQGAAAEAAVGRLRRLGRNLSYVYTECGLVRTALNSLAFEMRAQQRVLREALDDAESLRFTVHADGSVTYPAAGEGLIDGKPLAGGTASVGAAPGLLPPSELVAPNPHAAKAQDIADRVAKAVRTAAEIDWRFARILRKLKAEEGLTVPERTWTDTAGDAASVRAAARGYLKSGIPYEASAVARREWWAGLTDEQREEYLAVYPDQIGNLDGIPALVRDTANRDNLQLLIGKLEGRDGERAETQLAGLREIDRQLRAGRQPPMFLLGIGDEGNGRAIVSYGNPDTARNVSAYVPGLNTSLDADFAKNDLKRARDTAIGMQQHDPSSAAIVWLGYDAPQSPDGLDSLDVMGDERAEKGGLAFHGFMGGISATNENEDPHMTAIGHSYGSRTVGAATQHEDGIPGVDDIVLVGSPGVGVDRADDLGVGKGHVFVGAAENDVVTKLPSKQQGAVGAVGWAAAGPAGAYLLGEIADKEDDDLWFGKDPASEAFGARRFPVDDGPRLVSGHGLSIDAHSQYFDPDRDASSANSIALVAAGQSRRLKAEEYR; encoded by the coding sequence ATGACGCCCGCTGCCGCCCCTGCCTCGCCGCTGACCTGGGCCCAGTTACGGGATCTGAAGTGCGCCGAACTGGAGGGCGCGGCCGACGGCTGGGGCAAGGCGAGCAACCGGGCCGACGCCGGGCGTGACCGGATCGAACACCAACTGCTGAACGGCCTGCGTGAGACCCAGCAGGGCGCGGCGGCGGAAGCGGCCGTGGGGCGGCTGCGGCGGCTGGGCCGGAACCTGAGTTACGTCTACACGGAGTGCGGCCTGGTCCGGACGGCGCTGAACAGCCTCGCCTTCGAGATGCGGGCCCAGCAACGGGTGTTGAGGGAGGCACTGGACGACGCGGAGTCGCTGAGGTTCACGGTGCATGCCGACGGGTCGGTGACGTATCCGGCGGCGGGGGAGGGCCTGATCGACGGGAAGCCGCTGGCGGGCGGGACGGCGTCGGTGGGGGCGGCGCCGGGACTGCTGCCACCGTCGGAGCTGGTGGCCCCGAACCCGCATGCGGCGAAGGCGCAGGACATCGCGGACCGGGTGGCGAAGGCGGTGCGGACGGCGGCCGAGATCGACTGGCGGTTCGCCAGGATCCTGCGGAAGCTGAAGGCCGAGGAGGGCCTGACGGTCCCGGAACGCACGTGGACGGACACGGCGGGGGACGCCGCGTCGGTACGGGCCGCGGCGCGGGGCTACCTGAAGTCGGGCATCCCGTACGAGGCGAGTGCGGTGGCGCGGCGCGAGTGGTGGGCGGGCCTGACGGACGAACAGCGCGAGGAGTACCTCGCGGTGTACCCGGACCAGATCGGCAATCTGGACGGCATCCCGGCCCTGGTCCGCGACACGGCGAACCGGGACAACCTGCAGCTGCTGATCGGCAAGCTGGAGGGGAGGGACGGTGAGCGGGCGGAGACGCAGTTGGCGGGGCTGCGGGAGATCGACCGGCAGCTGCGGGCGGGCCGGCAGCCGCCGATGTTCCTGCTCGGCATCGGTGATGAGGGGAACGGGCGCGCGATCGTTTCTTACGGGAATCCGGATACGGCGCGGAATGTTTCGGCTTATGTGCCGGGGTTGAATACTTCGTTGGATGCGGATTTTGCGAAGAATGACCTTAAGCGAGCTCGTGATACGGCGATCGGAATGCAGCAGCACGACCCATCTAGTGCGGCGATCGTCTGGCTTGGTTACGACGCGCCGCAATCTCCGGATGGTTTGGACAGTCTTGACGTAATGGGCGATGAGCGGGCCGAGAAAGGTGGATTAGCCTTCCATGGTTTCATGGGTGGCATTTCTGCCACAAATGAGAACGAGGATCCGCATATGACGGCGATCGGGCATTCATACGGTTCGCGCACAGTGGGTGCTGCGACGCAGCATGAAGACGGCATTCCAGGGGTTGATGACATCGTCCTGGTGGGCAGTCCGGGAGTCGGTGTAGATCGCGCGGATGACCTTGGTGTGGGTAAGGGGCACGTCTTCGTTGGTGCAGCAGAGAACGATGTTGTGACAAAGCTTCCTTCGAAGCAGCAGGGTGCGGTTGGTGCGGTTGGCTGGGCTGCTGCGGGCCCTGCTGGTGCCTACCTGCTCGGTGAGATCGCCGACAAGGAAGACGATGATCTTTGGTTTGGCAAGGATCCTGCCAGCGAGGCGTTCGGTGCCAGGAGATTTCCCGTAGATGACGGGCCAAGGCTTGTTAGCGGTCACGGCCTATCTATCGATGCGCACTCTCAGTATTTCGATCCGGATCGAGATGCTTCATCCGCGAACAGCATTGCTCTGGTTGCGGCTGGGCAATCTCGGAGGCTCAAGGCCGAGGAGTATCGATGA